From Paraburkholderia fungorum, the proteins below share one genomic window:
- a CDS encoding response regulator, whose translation MSALRAVLVGRGYTVATAADGAEAFERLQRTRVSAVVCDWRMPNMDGAGLIESMQTRSELASVPVILTSGSGETPSLPVKGFLRKPFALDKLLSLLAECENGMTAPAVC comes from the coding sequence CGGCCGTGGCTACACGGTGGCCACCGCAGCGGACGGCGCCGAAGCTTTCGAGCGCCTGCAGCGCACGCGCGTAAGCGCCGTGGTGTGTGACTGGCGCATGCCCAACATGGACGGCGCCGGGCTGATCGAATCGATGCAGACGAGAAGTGAACTGGCATCCGTGCCCGTCATCCTGACAAGTGGCAGCGGCGAAACCCCATCGTTGCCAGTGAAAGGTTTTCTCAGGAAACCGTTCGCGTTGGACAAGCTGCTGTCACTGCTGGCCGAATGCGAAAACGGCATGACGGCACCCGCCGTCTGCTGA
- a CDS encoding FAS1-like dehydratase domain-containing protein, with translation MSASSEKLDDWLDKEEVVKDDIAAFPLTAMAATLDCESSGSANGDTLPPLWHWLYFLPVSPMSDAGPDGHPKRGGFLPPVPLPRRMWAGGRLTFHAPLKVGEQATRTSTIANIEDKTGRSGRLVFVTVQHTIEVGGELKLEEEHDIVYRDASQEGARPQQPQRAPDGETWQRTIDADAVMLFRYSALTFNSHRIHYDYPYATQVEGYPGLVVHGPLIATLLVELVRRELPGATLQSFAFRALRPTFAGQPFTVCGRLSADGTTIDLWAKDHEGYLTMRATAAIA, from the coding sequence ATGTCTGCTTCCTCAGAGAAACTCGACGACTGGCTCGACAAGGAAGAGGTGGTGAAAGACGACATCGCTGCTTTTCCGCTGACGGCGATGGCAGCCACGCTTGATTGCGAATCGAGCGGCTCAGCCAACGGCGATACGTTGCCCCCGCTCTGGCACTGGCTGTACTTTCTGCCGGTTTCGCCGATGTCCGATGCCGGTCCAGATGGTCATCCGAAGCGCGGCGGTTTTTTGCCGCCGGTGCCGTTGCCGCGTCGCATGTGGGCCGGCGGCCGGCTGACGTTTCACGCGCCGTTGAAAGTCGGTGAGCAGGCCACGCGCACGTCGACGATTGCGAATATCGAAGACAAAACCGGCCGTTCAGGCCGTCTCGTGTTCGTCACGGTTCAACATACGATCGAAGTCGGCGGAGAACTGAAGCTCGAAGAAGAGCACGACATCGTCTACCGCGATGCATCGCAGGAAGGCGCGCGGCCGCAACAGCCGCAACGCGCGCCGGACGGTGAAACGTGGCAACGCACGATCGACGCGGACGCGGTGATGTTGTTCCGCTACTCGGCGCTGACCTTCAACAGTCATCGCATTCACTACGACTACCCCTATGCCACTCAGGTGGAGGGCTATCCCGGCCTGGTCGTGCATGGTCCGCTGATCGCGACGTTGCTGGTCGAACTCGTGCGCCGCGAGCTTCCCGGCGCGACGTTGCAAAGCTTCGCGTTCAGAGCGTTGCGCCCCACTTTTGCAGGTCAACCGTTCACGGTATGCGGCCGGCTTTCCGCCGATGGCACGACCATCGACCTGTGGGCCAAAGATCACGAGGGTTATCTGACCATGCGGGCTACGGCGGCCATCGCCTGA